The Pelodiscus sinensis isolate JC-2024 chromosome 24, ASM4963464v1, whole genome shotgun sequence genomic interval AGCATTGGGGCATGAATGGACTCTACCTAGGAGAAAGGAACAGGAAGGTCAATTTGTGGATTTGTGTTAATCTGCTCCAACCCCCTgtgtctcccagcagggggcgctgtggggagagggatagGAGCACTGGCAGTGGGGGAATTCCCAGCTACTCCAGTCCCAGCCttttccagcagggggcgctctgggaCATGGGACAGGAgcactggctgtgggggagctcccagctactccagtcccagcctctcccagcagggggcaatgtggggagaggggcaggagcatTTGCAGTGGGGGAATTCCCAGCTACTCtagtcccagcctctcccagcagggggtgctatggggactgggacaggagCACTGGCTGTGGGGGAGTAACCAGCTactccagtcccagcctctcccagcagggatcACTGTGGGAGGCTGGGCAGGAGTGAAAGGCTCATTCCGGGACAGTCCAGCACCTCAGACACTCACGTGGATTTTTCCCTTGCCCCAGCGCCCGGCCACTTCGCACTCTGAGGAGTCACGGCCCCCAAACACCACCAGCTGGTAGCCACCTGCGTTGCAGAGCAGCATGGCCGAGTGTCCAGACCGTGAAGCTGTGCGTGACTCCTCCTCCTTGTACCTAGAGCACGGAGAGACATTATGCGTGCTTGGCAAGGGCCACCCAGCCCATTCACCATGCCCCAGTATACAGAGCCCTTGGACCTGAGCACCCCTAAAGGGGCAGAACCCACACTGGGCTAAACCAAAACCCTGCATCCCAACTCTCCTGGGCATCAGGAAATGATCATCCAGATCTCACACGCAATGGGCACAGGCCTCTCCAGTGCTGGGCACAGACCCATGGCTCCCTCCCCTACAGTCTGGATCTCAACTGAACAGCCCAGGGCTGTAGGGACCACATGCCATTAGGTGAATTCCTGTAATGGGGGCGTCCAGGTCTGAGCCCACTGCCCAGTTTTATTCACTTGCCACCCTGCAAGGGGGGGAGCACCTCAGCCTAGCTGCCCAATGTCAACGTGCGTGTCTCTCGTGCCCCCTGAGCCAGAGGAAGAGTATCCAGGGGAGGAGATGGAAAAGCAGGAAGACAGGGTGTTCACAGGGCTCCTCAGAGAGGAATGAGAGCAAGGAAAGGACAGGACAGCACGGGCAGGGTGCACACTACATTAACCGGGGGGGTGAGAgggagagctggcagccaggggaagACAGCGCAGTCTGGCTGAGGGGACCCACAAGCCAGGCCCAAGTGAGGGATCCCAATGGCTTGGAGCTGCCTGGCTAGGCCTAGCTGGATGCCCCACTTCCTGGCCTCCTGTGCAGAGTGACTAGAACATCCATGCTTGGAGGACTCTGAACCTCAAGAACCTTCACTGGTGGGTGGGACCCTGTTGGCCTCTGGCTTTTGAATGAACCCCAACCAATCCCAAGGACCCTGCTGCTTTCTCCCAGAGAAGTGTGGGCCCCACAGCCTCTCAGGGAGGCAGAGACCTACCAGTATGTCTTGGTGGCAGGGTTGACACGCAGGGTGTAGATGCTGGCGAAGCGCCGCTGTGTACggagccccccctccctgcccaccacCCGCAGCTCGTACTCGGAGATCTTGGTGCAGGTATGGCTGCTGAGCCCCACGGGGGGGTCGTTGGAGGGCCCCTCAGCCCAGCGCTCCCACTGTCCCCGTTCAGTGTCCAAGCAGCACACAGCCGAAACCCTGCGGGCACCATCCCAACCCCCCACCACGCACAGCCAGCGGTCGGCCAGCACCACTGTGTCGTGGTGGCTGCGCTGGTACCCGCCATCAGGCGCCACCGTCTCGGCTGTCAATAGTGTGGGGTCAAAGGCTACCACGTCTCCCAGAGGGGCCTGCCTGGGCTGGCCAGACTTCAATCCCCCAAAGAGCAGCAGCTTCCCTCGCACCACGCTGCACGAGTGGTAGGCGCGTGCGAACAGAGCGTCTCGTACAACAGGCTTCCAAGaccagctgctgcctgtggcCATCTTGCTGACTCCCACCCTCAAAGACAAAGCATGTGCCGTTCACCTGTAAGGGAAGCAGGGTGGAGTTAGTATGCCAGGGAGTCTGGACTACTGGTCCTGTTCCCAACTCTTCCCTTGCCTGCTGGGTGATGTCCAGCAAATCACCTCCCATCTCTACAGCAGAGCTGTCAATACTGTCCTGTGTTGTCTATTGAATGAGATCAACatcgccctctgctggatggaatcACAATGTGTAACTGTGTGTCACAGGCACTGCTTTGCTAAGAGTTCATGGCGATTCTCTCTCACCCATCTTGGCACTATCTTAGATAAAGGCTCCCTCACGCTGTAGGAACTGGGAGGCAGATTTTAAACTCTCTCTCTGGCATGGATGGATTTTGCCCTGTGAGTACCTATGAGATCCCTAACATAGCGCTCGTCTCTTGGAAGGACAATTTTGGAGAACTTTAACACAGATCACACCCACCTCTACAGTCACAGCTCCACCCTGACAGACACCCATATGCATCATCCCACTCTCATATGTACTAACATACACCCCTCCGCTCCCCATCCCATgcacctctcctcacccccatacATTCGAACGCATACCTCCCCATTCCACCCACtacccacacagacacacacctctCACCCCCATGTACCCACacctccccatcccacccctaCACCTGcatccacccccatccccacccctccacttgCAAGCACTCTCCCCACCCACATACACCCAACCTCacaccccccatcccacccctacACCTGCATGCACCCCTCACCTACCCCCACACCTCCCCATACCATCTGCACACAACCTCCCCATCCCTATGCACCCATCCCCACacctccccatcccacccctaCATCTACATGCACCCTCCACACCCCCCCTACACCTacatgcaccctccccacccccacacctccccatccccccacaaacctgaacgcaccctccccatcccccccacacctccccatcccccctaCACCtgcatgcaccctccccaccaccacacctccccatcccaccctacACATgcatgcactctctccacccccacacctccccatcccccctaCACCTGCatacaccctccccacccccacacctccccatcccaccctgcacctgcatgcaccctcccccccacatctccccatcccccccacaccttccccactccacccctacACACGCACCTCACCCCCATGCATCCCCACCTCTCCACCCCGTCCCCCACGCATTCAACCCATCTCACCCCCCTCCTCACTCCTCACACTGCCTACATgcaccccccagcacagacacctccccgcccgccccatgcacccccccagcacagacacctccccgcccgccccatgcaccccccagcacagacacctccccgcccgccccatgcacccccccagcacagacacctccccgcccgccccatgcacccccccagcacagacacctCCCCGCCCGCCCCATGCACCCCCCAAACACACCCgcaccccactgccctgcacTCACGACATCGCTCCACCCCCCGCccgtgcaccccccccccttcctccatacAAGGCGTGAAGGAGCCGGCGCCGCTTTCCCAGGCCGCCCCCGCGCAGCCCGGCCCTAGCAACCGGCCGCGGCCCGGCGCGCTCTGCGGCTCCGCCCTCGCCGGGGCTCTGCGGCTgcgggggagccgggcggggcgcGCCGGGCCACGGGGCAGAGCCCTGCGGCCAGGCGCTTTGGAAACCCCCCTGGGCGCCTAAACACCttttacaaccccccccccagccctggcccggggagagggggcagcagggCCCAGGAGTCCCCCCCCCCGTGGGACAGCGGGCAGGGGGTGCACCCCGGTGCCTGgggaccctgggcccttcagggagccccctgctgccccactgccaccGAGCGGTTTTCTCACCCGCTGGGATCTCCAGGGgtctctgcccccacctcccaggacCGCCGCCTCCCTTGCACCCTGGGCTGTGGAACTGAGGTTTACACTTCAGGGGCGGGTGAAATAATTGTCAAGTGATTCTCAAGGGAGGGCTTTAGGGTTTCTCCTGTCCCGCTCGTTGGTGGCAAAGGAAATGCCCCGAAAAACAGCCAGGGGTGACTAGAACAGCACCAAGGGCAGGCGGAGCTGAGCTCCCCAAGAAGCTGTCAGCAGAGCCTCATGCGCCCTGTGGGGTCTGTCTGTAGGAGCGATGGGCACTAGGGGacatggggcagctgctccaAAGTGGGGGCCAAAGAAGGCCTCTTTTCCTCCTCCGGGGCATGAAGGAGACTCAGAAGACAGTTCCCCAGATGTTCTCGCAGAGGACATGGTTTTGGACAGGGGTGCAAATGTTGAGTTGAAAACCTTGAACAATGCACCTACCAGTAACGGGGCAGCCGGAGTCTGTATGAGAAACCAGAGCATCCGTTCAAAGCGAGcaatggtgaaagtaacttaacatttcttacaggtactgtcttacaggtctctgccagctcttaaaatagctccttgctggcttttgccgcagctcagccagctcttgctggagctgcgatCATGAGCACCCACTCACTTCCACCTCTGTCTGTGGAATGGCTAGTGTTTCGCGGCAGgaattcaaaaatatttcaaatgctgTCTCTGTAGAGTACCTGCAACTCCGTTAGTACCAGGATGTTGacgagacaagatgggtgaggtaacaCTGTTTACAGCGCTTTCCACACCGCCAGTGTTTTGTGTGCATAAATTGGGTGTTTACTGTAGAAACTCGGGGGCCTACGGTCCAATGGAAAGAGACTAATAAGAAAAAGTGAGGTCTTCCTTCAGGGCTTTATATGCAATAGCCCTGCGGTGGAACTCTGTCGAATGCTTTTCAACATGGCCAAACCACCTGTCTTTGGTTGTGTGCAGAAATTTCACAATGGTCATGGGAAGGGCCCCATCCACCACCGCTTGCTGCCCCTggacagggagagggggaaaggtagaggacacagaaccatgggaggTAGCACATTAGAGTGGGAATGTCCCCATGCATAGAATTTGCTCCCCCAAGTTAGAGGTCGGGACAGATCAGCCAAAAAGAACCCCTCAGTGTCAAAAACTGCTAGAGTAGCAGATTGCAGCAGCCTGGTACCTGCCATAGGTGATTCATGGTAGCACTTGGGAGGTGCACTGCCCCTGGAAGTCCCCACCAAAATGTTAATTGCTTAATGGGGTGCCCCCATATATCCCGCTGTCTGGCCCTCCCTGCAACCCCTCCTCTGCAAGCACCAGTAGCCCCTGAGGGGGGATCTGGTGGTTAAAGTAAGTAGGTGGGGAGTCAGGAATCCAAGTTCAGTTCCCATCCATGTGATAGTGTGTGAGGGCTGGGTGATTAAAGCTGGAATTCTTGGCTactgtgggggctagtggttagagcaggatgCCAGgagctaggactcctgggttctgctctCAACTTTGAGGTGTGGGGTACAGTAGTTAAGATGCAGGAATCAGGACTTCTGGCTTCCTCTCGCTCCCTAACTTTGCgtcaggttttttttcttgccccatgccttagtttccccaactgtaaaatgggtgTAACAAACCCACGTCTCGGGGAGCTCGTGAGGCTCTATGCTCTGAGGTGTATGACGTGCTTTACTGCCTGACTGTCCCATTTCGCTGGTCTGCACCACCCTGGCTTGTAAATGAACAGAGCTGAAACCATGTCAGAGTAGGTGCCCTGGCAGAACATTAAAGACTCTTTTTGGGGGAGGAAGAGTTCGCCATGGTCTCCTTGCTGCCATTGCCCCTTCCCATCAACAGTGCAGCATCCTGCGTGCCCCCCGTTGCActccaccccagaagcagctgcatccCCATGTAGAGGAGGATTTTGCAAAGGGCCTGAGCAATGGTTAGAGTTCTTATACCCTGTCCCCTTGTCTGATGTAAGATTGAGTCCCCTGGTCCAGGCTCCAGGGGTTGGCCCAGCCTTGCTCTCAATAGCACAAGCAATGAGGCTGCGGGGATGACCCACACTGGGGTAGGACAGTCCCAGGGCGAGCACCTTGCGGGGAGGCTGCTCAGCTGTGCAGCCTGGGGTGAGCTTAGGGACGGACGGTGGGTGGGAGACAGGGCGATGGGGGCAGCTAGTCAATGGCTGTGGGGAGCCGCTGGATGGGGACAGAaagggagggcagcaggacatGGAGCCACCTACAGAGAATGTTTACTGTACACAGCTCTGCTGGCTGTTTGATGCTGGCTCTGAGCGCTCTGTTTCCTGACTCCCCTTCCAGTGACCTCCAAGCTCTTCCTAGCTCCCTGGAACCTGCTCAGGTGAGAACTGGTTTCAAAGCaggagggagccagccctggccctgtcctctctgccttGCTGCTGTGTAAACCTATGTGAAGGCAGGGCACAGCCCGGGTGACTGCTCACAGCCTGCCAGCCACGGGGCAGAGGACAGACAGCGCCTGAGACGAGCAGGTAGGAATAATTCTCTCATCTGCAACACCACTTGCAACCCAGCCCTTTAAGAGTAGTCGACTGGGAATCAGGACCCCAGGCTTCTATCTCTGTATCTGTGAGGGGAGTGgtgtctagtggttggagcagtgggctgggattcaggacccctgggttctgccCCCAGCTTTTGGAGGAGGGGAGTGTGAGTTAGCACAAAGAGGACTAGCAAACATGTCCAGGCCAGTCTTGCTGTGACCCAGACTCTGGCAGTAGGACACAGGAAATCCTCTCTCTgagagattccccacccctgctcagggAGTTTGTTTCCCCAGAGCACAGTTCCAAGCCCCATTTTTCATCACTCTAAGCCTCACTCTCCTCCCCAGCACAGAGTCTACATTTTCATGATTACTATGGAGtttcccagcctggctggctgaCGCCCACGGTCATTGCTGACAGCCCCGGGCATATCCAGAGCCTGCAGAAAGCTAGGCCCTTTCTTCTGAACTTCTCTCAGGCCACGGACTCAAGGGGCAATTCAggctcccctcctccatgccagAGAGACCCCTGGGACCCACTGAGTGTTGGCACTTGGCGTGTTTCAGTTGTGAGCTCCATGGGGAAGCCCAGGTCACACACCCCTGCGCCTACCAGCAGCCCTGTCTTGGGGGTAGAGGGGGGAAGAGGCATTTGATGGGAGGCATGGCTGGCCTAAATCTCAAGCAAGAGAGAACTTGACAGGCACCGATTCCCTGTAGAGCAGTGCGAGCAGCCAGCTGGGTCTGCAGGGCACCAGCAGAGCAACCCCCTAGTTTGGTTTAAATTCTCTCTTTGGAAACTCAGCCGCCGCTGAACCCCGGAGCTGGTTCCCTGCAGCGCGGGAGCCATGGAGTTC includes:
- the KLHDC9 gene encoding kelch domain-containing protein 9; the protein is MATGSSWSWKPVVRDALFARAYHSCSVVRGKLLLFGGLKSGQPRQAPLGDVVAFDPTLLTAETVAPDGGYQRSHHDTVVLADRWLCVVGGWDGARRVSAVCCLDTERGQWERWAEGPSNDPPVGLSSHTCTKISEYELRVVGREGGLRTQRRFASIYTLRVNPATKTYWYKEEESRTASRSGHSAMLLCNAGGYQLVVFGGRDSSECEVAGRWGKGKIHVESIHAPMLTEQLSRLVSSEHGSQQAPKGLRHQSCTVVGPFAVVFGGETLTRGRDTVCNDLYIYDTRRSPPSWFRFPCADRGQKRVGHRTCLWNDKLYLVGGFGPDGKTPCPEICVLETPQ